The Topomyia yanbarensis strain Yona2022 chromosome 3, ASM3024719v1, whole genome shotgun sequence nucleotide sequence CCTACGTCGACCCTATCAGGAACCAGGGTAACACCACGGTCACTGCAATAGCTGCCACGCAGGTTGCACACACCACAATCATGTTGGACAGGTGCCGTTCGTTCTTCTCCTTCAGTTCACTGTCCGTGATCAGTAGTTGATCCTCGCCGGGATCCCGGGTAAATTCGAG carries:
- the LOC131689296 gene encoding uncharacterized protein LOC131689296, which gives rise to MDGMTISAIPPQEPIWCLERRDSGHLFWRRESSKVKFRYDVEVLEFTRDPGEDQLLITDSELKEKNERHLSNMIVVCATCVAAIAVTVVLPWFLIGST